A single window of Ischnura elegans chromosome 8, ioIscEleg1.1, whole genome shotgun sequence DNA harbors:
- the LOC124164399 gene encoding uncharacterized protein F54H12.2-like produces the protein MTTVLHSSLDLFSVKLEQHEIMGRREIPHKPTTSLDSATTIEFHVRDGGSATYKDLSSARLSLKVKLTKLDGSDYTSSDEDQPGVVNNILHSMFSQCNVEMNGHLVTPFESNYHYRAYLETILNYGLDASNTHLKCAGWVLDGEGEDLENEGYAERKKMFKNSRVVQLEGRIFSDVLNQEKFMLNGVDVKMKFSLAKDAFYIKEKSQQSKLKILDATLYMTHYNVSHTRLLSDEKYLLTNNAVYPYRRTDIKTFTIQRGVRYFNQGGLVQGKLPIRILFAMISHDVYVGSCTKNPFKLQHFNITNYCLYYNGQPIPSQGLEMSFDNLTGFYTHAYLSMINGIGNLHSDRGNTITKEMFAKGYFIIVQDLTPDGSSTEDHTSPAESGDLVVDITFASSLSAPAMLLMYAEYESAIEVDKTRSVYLRF, from the coding sequence ATGACGACCGTACTACACAGTTCCCTGGACTTGTTCTCCGTAAAACTGGAGCAACACGAAATCATGGGTAGGCGAGAAATTCCCCACAAACCTACGACTTCTCTAGATTCAGCGACTACGATTGAATTTCACGTGCGGGATGGAGGTAGTGCCACATATAAGGATTTGAGCAGTGCTCGACTGAGCTTGAAGGTGAAACTCACCAAGTTAGATGGCTCCGATTACACTTCGTCCGATGAAGACCAACCCGGTGTAGTAAATAACATTTTGCATTCTATGTTCTCGCAATGTAACGTGGAAATGAATGGGCATTTGGTGACACCCTTTGAATCAAATTACCATTACAGAGCATATCTAGAAACAATACTTAACTATGGGCTGGATGCCTCGAACACTCATCTCAAATGTGCGGGTTGGGTTTTGGATGGTGAGGGTGAGGATTTGGAAAACGAGGGGTATGCGGAACGGAAGAAGATGTTCAAGAATAGTAGGGTGGTGCAATTGGAAGGTAGGATATTCTCCGACGTGTTAAATCAGGAGAAGTTCATGTTGAATGGTGTTGACgtgaaaatgaagttttctctggCCAAAGACGCTTTCTACATCAAGGAAAAATCTCAACAGTCCAAGCTGAAAATTTTGGACGCTACGCTGTACATGACTCATTATAACGTTTCTCATACACGATTATTATCAGATGAGAAATATCTGCTCACCAATAACGCAGTCTATCCATACAGAAGAACCGACATTAAAACGTTCACCATACAGAGAGGCGTCCGTTATTTCAATCAAGGAGGACTCGTGCAAGGCAAGTTGCCCATAAGGATATTATTCGCTATGATCTCACACGACGTTTACGTAGGTTCGTGCACCAAGAATCCATTCAAACTGCAACATTTCAACATCACCAATTACTGCCTGTATTACAATGGGCAACCAATCCCATCACAGGGTCTTGAGATGTCCTTTGATAATTTGACTGGGTTTTACACTCACGCTTACTTAAGCATGATAAATGGCATTGGAAACCTGCACTCGGACAGAGGTAACACGATAACAAAAGAAATGTTCGCGAAAGGTTATTTTATTATAGTGCAGGATCTCACACCGGACGGATCGAGCACCGAGGATCATACGTCAccggctgaaagtggtgatttgGTTGTGGACATCACGTTCGCGTCTTCTTTGTCGGCTCCGGCAATGTTATTGATGTATGCGGAATACGAGAGTGCGATAGAAGTCGATAAAACCAGGTCGGTCTACCttagattttag